A part of Gadus morhua chromosome 17, gadMor3.0, whole genome shotgun sequence genomic DNA contains:
- the LOC115529185 gene encoding uncharacterized protein LOC115529185: MLQDGITKSTATLSMMSKKLRRICLKSLKRHRKEKGQKIGGVNAIVHIDESKFCHKRKYGRGRFGNSWRRKRTWVFGMLQIKRSDRRPILRLVQRRNKETLVPIIKKHVKRHSLVVSDEWRAYAGLATEGYRHVRVNHSQHYVDPQTGLHIQNLERAWQTYKKEIWRMRGNRSEKALKEQLCFIEWTYWLARKNSEGDLGRLVKDIRRSYQT; encoded by the exons ATGCTTCAGGATGGCATCACTAAAAGCACTGCAACACTCTCAATGATGTCTAAAAAACTGCGAAGAATTTGCCTAAAAAGCCTTAAAAGGCACAGGAAAGAAAAAGGCCAGAAAATCGGTGGAGTCAACGCTATCGTCCACATTGACGAGAGCAAGTTCTGCCATAAGCGCAAG TACGGAAGAGGGCGCTTCGGGAACAGCTGGAGGAGAAAAAGGACATGGGTCTTTGGAATGCTCCAAATCAAACGGTCTGACAGGCGTCCTATTCTTCGCCTCGTGCAGAGACGAAATAAGGAGACCCTTGTTCCTATCATCAAAAAGCATGTGAAGCGTCACAGTCTCGTCGTAAGTGATGAGTGGAGAGCGTATGCCGGTCTCGCCACAGAGGGCTACAGGCATGTCAGGGTGAACCACAGCCAACATTATGTTGACCCTCAGACAGGACTCCATATCCAGAACCTCGAGAGAGCGTGGCAGACCTATAAAAAGGAAATTTGGAGAATGCGGGGGAATCGGTCGGAGAAGGCCTTGAAAGAGCAGCTCTGCTTTATTGAGTGGACCTACTGGTTAGCGAGGAAAAATTCAGAAGGTGACCTTGGCAGGCTTGTCAAGGACATAAGGCGCTCCTATCAGACATAG
- the LOC115529175 gene encoding uncharacterized protein LOC115529175 isoform X1, which translates to MTTQTPPTVEELTESDSEEQLSATMTRRRKVKTAVYSGDESDDTNEGDFKITIQPSPTVEELTESDSEEQLSATMTRRRKVKTAVYSGEESDDTNEGDFKITNQPSPTVQELTESDNEEEQISETKGEEHTKKNDKEDTYRTCVVGPKEFKFKVARKNWIKIKPEKGKRQLRPPWTDIFYNEFRKSNPSCTLAFKYQNIRTRDSRKKKSPYLRATAKCTFEGCEAVYTFTRKGPPKYNAKKITVMVTRFGEVKHLKSQRKCRPARYLRRGKIAKAVKSGVSNCYYELLKNTPVEEIMAGNITRSLTKDVLKIISYEIRSVARLHNDQLLELMLTQRIIRESGRQTRHASSNGYLQLLQIDPFATHLYTDAGLQILAEHLRGPMPTTLYLDATGGVVQKVPHQSKRVLYYALVLPGMGKDKPPLPVAEFVTNSHSVPSISHWLMEFNRRLSHITGRKIAQIETDYSWALMNSVLISFNHEDVSAYLCRAFEIVSGQLKVIPKFTVLHLCSAHILKAVSQAFGRTTSDRGIKEYATYSFAYLLNCTSLPEALEVFYHMCVLFDAEQHTDSINTSERYLNGCILQSQHMDIEETQEGSRICDSSDPSNGILARSPFMQAFDLRREQATCDVLSDEEADKNNNYHCPGIINVLLKTYMGIFPLWSGVLLADLSRHSKGSITRGTGCKTRETNCHVELWFRLVKHSILCKRKYLRPAEFVSKMFASVQGRYVEHVIQQSLPIDVLQRNLQSSVKLEDDPEEQWCKRDTSSGSSKRKSKYFNPPKNIPNPKTKTKSKKIIKVEQNQRVEDAQLNLLWKKRGTEIIVATLPSQVKGRSLFIHHTDLRCLRPHLWLTGEIIQGLLHLSAFTYNVVDTIYLMDYYTAGVLLFGDRATTRRHTLPKVNFDNFDGILSFVHVNKNHWNMLYIHAKSGTVYQMDPSPASSELEDSTHAAQRLQEYLKIRKHQGKTDWVDVKWKGGVMPHPVQMDGCSCGVIVVEMARAVMEAFPEFPKMNFSTKRRAMEEARRDMALQVLESSVFDEETCSMCGADKPPGQAPPVTDWIQCDNCDRWFHNLCLNMDQNKLKELKKRQWLCVLCR; encoded by the exons ATGACAACGCAAACACCACCAACAGTTGAAGAACTCACCGAAAGTGACAGTGAAGAACAACTTTCAGCGACAATgacaagaaggagaaaagtAAAAACAGCTGTTTACTCTGGAGATGAAAGTGATGACACAAATGAAGGAGATTTCAAAATTACAATTCAACCATCACCAACAGTTGAAGAACTCACCGAAAGTGACAGTGAAGAACAACTTTCAGCGACAATgacaagaaggagaaaagtAAAAACAGCTGTTTACTCTGGAGAAGAAAGTGATGACACAAATGAAGGAGATTTCAAAATTACAAATCAACCATCACCAACAGTTCAAGAACTCACAGAAAGTGACAATGAAGAAGAACAAATTTCGGAGACAAAGGGAGAagagcacacaaaaaaaaatgataaagagGACACGTACAGGACGTGCGTAGTCGGTCCAAAAGAATTCAAATTTAAGGTCGCAAGAAAAAATTGGATAAAAATAAAGCCGGAAAAGGGAAAAAGACAACTGAGACCCCCATGGACCGATATATTCTACAATGAATTTAGAAAAAGCAACCCATCGTGCACATTGGCCTTTAAGTACCAAAATATTAGAACACGTGACAGccggaaaaaaaaatcaccatACCTCCGCGCCACAGCCAAGTGCACGTTTGAAGGTTGTGAGGCGGTTTACACTTTCACCAGGAAAGGCCCACCAAAATACAACGCAAAAAAGATTACTGTCATGGTGACACGGTTTGGGGAAGTCAAACACCTTAAGTCTCAGAGAAAATGTAGGCCTGCAAGATACCTCAGGAGAGGAAAAATAGCAAAAGCAGTAAAAAGTGGTGTGAGCAACTGCTATTACGAATTGCTGAAAAACACACCTGTGGAGGAGATCATGGCTGGTAACATAACCAGAAGCCTCACAAAAGACGTGTTAAAAATCATATCTTACGAGATCAGAAGCGTTGCAAGGCTTCACAATGACCAATTGTTGGAGCTAATGCTCACTCAGAGGATTATCAGAGAGAGTGGTCGGCAAACTCGGCATGCATCATCGAACGGCTATCTGCAGCTCCTCCAGATTGACCCTTTTGCAACCCACTTATACACTGATGCGGGCCTGCAAATTTTGGCTGAACATTTGAGAGGACCCATGCCCACTACCCTATACCTCGATGCAACAGGTGGGGTAGTTCAGAAAGTACCCCATCAGTCAAAAAGAGTTCTCTATTATGCCCTGGTTCTGCCTGGAATGGGCAAGGACAAGCCGCCTTTGCCAGTCGCGGAGTTCGTGACTAACAGCCATAGTGTTCCATCAATATCGCACTGGCTTATGGAGTTCAATAGGAGGCTGTCCCACATTACCGGGAGAAAAATTGCACAAATAGAGACAGATTACAGCTGGGCGTTGATGAACAGTGTGCTCATCTCTTTTAACCACGAGGATGTCTCTGCATACCTTTGCAGAGCATTCGAAATTGTGTCGGGACAACTCAAAGTCATTCCAAAATTCACTGTGCTCCATTTGTGCTCTGCACATATACTTAAGGCAGTCTCCCAGGCCTTTGGGAGAACAACCAGTGACAGAGGCATAAAGGAGTATGCAACATACAGTTTTGCATACCTGCTGAACTGTACAAGCTTGCCAGAAGCACTTGAGGTTTTCTACCAcatgtgtgtgctgtttgaTGCAGAACAGCACACAGACTCAATCAATACCAGTGAAAGGTACCTGAATGGCTGCATTTTGCAGAGTCAACACATGGATATTGAGGAAACACAAGAGGGGAGCAGGATCTGTGATTCCAGTGACCCTTCCAATGGCATTCTCGCAAGGTCCCCCTTCATGCAGGCTTTTGACCTAAGAAGGGAGCAAGCCACATGTGACGTCCTGTCTGATGAGGAagcagacaaaaacaacaactaccactgcCCAGGTATAATAAATGTCTTGCTTAAGACATACATGGGCATCTTTCCCTTGTGGAGTGGTGTACTACTCGCTGATCTATCGAGGCACTCTAAAGGATCTATCACAAGAGGAACAGGGTGCAAAACACGGGAAACCAACTGCCATGTCGAACTATGGTTTAGGTTGGTGAAACACAGCATTCTGTGCAAAAGAAAATACCTCAGACCTGCAGAGTTTGTCTCTAAAATGTTTGCCTCAGTGCAGGGGAGGTATGTTGAACATGTGATTCAACAAAGCCTGCCAATTGATGTACTTCAGAGAAACCTTCAAAGCTCTGTTAAGCTGGAAGATGACCCAGAAGAGCAATGGTGTAAGAGGGACACCTCTTCTGGCAGTTCAAAGCGCAAGTCAAAATATTTCAATCCTCCAAAAAACATTCCAAACCCCAAGACCAAGACCAAAAGCAAGAAGATCATAAAAGTGGAGCAGAATCAACGGGTTGAAGATGCACAA TTAAACTTGCTGTGGAAAAAGAGGGGAACAGAGATAATTGTTGCAACCCTGCCATCCCAAGTGAAGGGTCGGAGCCTCTTCATCCACCACACTGATCTACGGTGTCTACGACCCCACCTGTGGTTGACAGGAGAG ATAATTCAGGGATTGCTGCATCTCAGTGCCTTCACGTACAACGTGGTGGACACCATTTACCTAATGGATTATTACACCGCAGGTGTACTTTTATTTGGTGACAGAGCTACTACACGTCGCCACACTTTACCTAAG GTAAACTTCGATAACTTTGACGGAATCCTGTCATTTGTCCACGTGAACAAAAATCACTGGAACATGCTG tacattcatgcaaagtcTGGTACTGTGTACCAAATGGATCCCTCACCAGCATCCTCTGAGCTTGAGGACTCTACCCATGCGGCTCAGAGACTACA GGAATACTTGAAGATTAGAAAACATCAGGGGAAAACTGACTGGGTGGATGTGAAGTGGAAAGGAGGAGTGATGCCCCACCCAGTGCAAATGGATGGTTGCAGCTGTGGTGTCATTGTTGTTGAA ATGGCCAGAGCAGTGATGGAAGCCTTCCCTGAGTTCCCCAAAATGAACTTCTCAACAAAAAGGAGAGCCATGGAAGAGGCGAGGAGAGATATGGCTCTCCAAGTCCTTGAATCATCAG TCTTTGATGAGGAGACTTGTTCGATGTGTGGAGCTGACAAGCCCCCTGGACAAGCACCTCCCGTTACAGACTGG ATCCAGTGTGATAATTGTGACCGGTGGTTCCATAACCTTTGCTTGAACATGGACCAAAATAAGTTAAAGGAACTCAAGAAAAGGCAATGGCTGTGTGTTTTATGCCGATGA
- the LOC115529175 gene encoding uncharacterized protein LOC115529175 isoform X2 → MDFNVNSDFQLNLLWKKRGTEIIVATLPSQVKGRSLFIHHTDLRCLRPHLWLTGEIIQGLLHLSAFTYNVVDTIYLMDYYTAGVLLFGDRATTRRHTLPKVNFDNFDGILSFVHVNKNHWNMLYIHAKSGTVYQMDPSPASSELEDSTHAAQRLQEYLKIRKHQGKTDWVDVKWKGGVMPHPVQMDGCSCGVIVVEMARAVMEAFPEFPKMNFSTKRRAMEEARRDMALQVLESSVFDEETCSMCGADKPPGQAPPVTDWIQCDNCDRWFHNLCLNMDQNKLKELKKRQWLCVLCR, encoded by the exons ATGGATTTCAATGTTAATTCTGACTTTCAGTTAAACTTGCTGTGGAAAAAGAGGGGAACAGAGATAATTGTTGCAACCCTGCCATCCCAAGTGAAGGGTCGGAGCCTCTTCATCCACCACACTGATCTACGGTGTCTACGACCCCACCTGTGGTTGACAGGAGAG ATAATTCAGGGATTGCTGCATCTCAGTGCCTTCACGTACAACGTGGTGGACACCATTTACCTAATGGATTATTACACCGCAGGTGTACTTTTATTTGGTGACAGAGCTACTACACGTCGCCACACTTTACCTAAG GTAAACTTCGATAACTTTGACGGAATCCTGTCATTTGTCCACGTGAACAAAAATCACTGGAACATGCTG tacattcatgcaaagtcTGGTACTGTGTACCAAATGGATCCCTCACCAGCATCCTCTGAGCTTGAGGACTCTACCCATGCGGCTCAGAGACTACA GGAATACTTGAAGATTAGAAAACATCAGGGGAAAACTGACTGGGTGGATGTGAAGTGGAAAGGAGGAGTGATGCCCCACCCAGTGCAAATGGATGGTTGCAGCTGTGGTGTCATTGTTGTTGAA ATGGCCAGAGCAGTGATGGAAGCCTTCCCTGAGTTCCCCAAAATGAACTTCTCAACAAAAAGGAGAGCCATGGAAGAGGCGAGGAGAGATATGGCTCTCCAAGTCCTTGAATCATCAG TCTTTGATGAGGAGACTTGTTCGATGTGTGGAGCTGACAAGCCCCCTGGACAAGCACCTCCCGTTACAGACTGG ATCCAGTGTGATAATTGTGACCGGTGGTTCCATAACCTTTGCTTGAACATGGACCAAAATAAGTTAAAGGAACTCAAGAAAAGGCAATGGCTGTGTGTTTTATGCCGATGA